The genome window AAGTCTGAATCATTTAGCTTTTTGTTTGTATCTTTTCTTTGGGTCATGGCTTTTCTCCTTTTATTTGATTCTTGTCAAAACAAATTTAAGAAAAAACTGTGACCCCTTTTTTAAAAGTACAGAAAATTAAGGACATAACTGATAAAAATGATAACAGTTTAATTTTAATCTAATGAATTTACTCGTTCCATTAAGCGAACGATTAAATGTAGGGACCTTTCTCTCTTGATCTGTTTCAAATGACTGGACAGCTCCTTTTTACTTAAAGACTTGAGTGATTTTATTTCTTTTTGCGTTAGTCTCTTGATATTTATTTTTTTATCTGTTTATCTGATTGTTTATTAAGATTCCCGATAAATCTATTTTCCATTTTTCAATTTCATTCGAAAATCTTCTCACTTTTATTTTTTCACCAAACTTTGGCACCTAATCACTAAAAAAGGGTTCTATATCATTTAGAAAATCTATTTTTAAATAAATTCCAAATTGTTATTCTTCCAAAAGCTAAACAAGAGACAGCCTCTTCCAAAATTAATTGAATGGTAAACGTGATTTTTCGAATATTCGAAAAAATCGAGTTATTGTTAAAAATAATATAATGTTACTCCCATCGCTCTTGCTCCCCTCCGAAACAGGGGTTATATTCCTCGGCTTTTTTAACCGAATAATAATAAAACTTAATGAATAGTAAACTGACACCAAGATTTTTAATCATCGGCCTTGTACTCATCTGGGCCACCTGGGCCATATGGCCAACCTTTCAATATCAGAATTTATCTGACACCGAAAAGGAATCACTGCGCCAAGAAGGAAAACTCGTACAGATAGAGTCACGCACTATCAAGCAGGGTCTGGACTTAAAAGGCGGTATGTATATTGTCCTAGAGGTAAACCTACCCATCTTGCTAGAGAACCTTGCAGAAAACAAGGATAGTAAATTCAACCTTGTCATTGCTTCTGTTCAAGATAAACTAATCCAATCGCCAGAAGCTGATTTTTTCACTTTGTTCACATCCGTAACAAAAGAAAACAATCTTAAGCTGTCCCGTTATTATTATGATTACGGTTCAAGCAATAGCGCAATTCTCACTGCTCTAGGAGAAGAAGCGGAAGATGCCATCAACCGTGTTTTGGAAATTTTACAAAATAGAATTGACCAATTCGGTGTTGCTGAGCCAACAATCCAAAAACAAGGTAACCAAAGAATTATTGTAGAATTGGCCGGTGTTCAAGATTCTGAAAGAGCCCGCACTTTACTAGAAAGCACTGCTCTTCTTGAATTTTACCTTGTGAAAGATGTAACTATAACAAATGAGATTATGGTTAAAATCGATCAAGCGCTTAAAGGCGATGAATCCATTGCCGCCATCACCAAAACTGCTTCACCGGAAAAAATAGATGAACCAGAAAAAAGCGATGATGAGACAGTATCTGTAAGTGACCTTTTTGGAGAAACAGAAAATTCCGAATCTGAATCCGATGCAAATGCAATTGAAGAAGCACAATTTGCTGATCGTCCTTTTTCTACTCTACTTAGAAATCTGGGACAGTCAATTGGCGTCCCTGAGAAAAATGTTTATGCTGTTAAAAAAATATTAGAACGACCAGAAGTGCAGGAAAAACTTGCGGCAGTTGGCGGTATATTTTTATTTAGCCATAAAGCAGAAGAATATCCACTCGTTGATGGAACCGT of Candidatus Neomarinimicrobiota bacterium contains these proteins:
- the secD gene encoding protein translocase subunit SecD, with product MNSKLTPRFLIIGLVLIWATWAIWPTFQYQNLSDTEKESLRQEGKLVQIESRTIKQGLDLKGGMYIVLEVNLPILLENLAENKDSKFNLVIASVQDKLIQSPEADFFTLFTSVTKENNLKLSRYYYDYGSSNSAILTALGEEAEDAINRVLEILQNRIDQFGVAEPTIQKQGNQRIIVELAGVQDSERARTLLESTALLEFYLVKDVTITNEIMVKIDQALKGDESIAAITKTASPEKIDEPEKSDDETVSVSDLFGETENSESESDANAIEEAQFADRPFSTLLRNLGQSIGVPEKNVYAVKKILERPEVQEKLAAVGGIFLFSHKAEEYPLVDGTVESMYSLYLVEDEAELTGGVVDEAKANLGQQGSSSAGQPIVNLSMNTDGARKWSIVTGSNVGRKVALVLDKKVHMAPNIKEKISGGGTLIEGFANINEAKDIAIVLRAGALPAPVDIIEERVVGPSLGADSIRRGTQSVLIGLALVLLFMMVYYKMSGLIANFALIWNIILVLAVLASLGATLTLPGIAGLILTVGMSIDANVIIFERIREELQKGKTPRAAVDGGYSRALTTIIDANVTTVIAALVLMQFGSGPIRGFATVLFWGILISMFTAIFVTRTIFNSFTSRKGLTKLSI